The genomic interval ATACGATATAAAGCCATGGATACCAAGAAAAAAGTCGTGCTGGCGTTCAGCGGTGGGCTGGACACCTCGTTCTGTGTGAAATACCTCTCCGAGGAGAAGGGTTACGATGTCTACACGGCCATCGCCAATACCGGAGGCTTCTCCAAACCCGAACTCGAACGCATCGAGAAGCGTGCCATGGAGCTCGGGGCCGTCAAGCACGCCACACTCGACATCGAACAGGAGTACTACGAGAAGAGCATCCGCTACATGGTCTTCGGGAACATCCTCCGAAACGGGACCTATCCCATCTCGGTGAGCTCCGAGCGCATCTTCCAGGCCATCGCCATCATCGAGTACGCCAAGCAGATCGGGGCCGATGCCGTGGCGCACGGTTCGACCGGCGCCGGAAACGACCAGGTACGTTTCGACCTGACGTTCCAGATCCTCGCTCCCGGGATCGAGATCATCACCCCGACCCGCGACATGACCCTCACGCGCGAATACGAAATCGACTACCTGCGCAAGCACGGCATTACGGCCGACTACAAGAAGATGGAATACTCGATCAACAAGGGCCTCTGGGGCACCTCGATCGGCGGCAAGGAGACACTCCATTCGGAGCAGACGCTCCCCGAAGAGGCCTACCCCAGCCAGATCACGGCCGAAGGTGAGGAGCATCTCAAACTCTCGTTCGAAAAGGGCGAGCTGTGCGCCGTGAACGGGAAGCCCTACGCCGACAGGGTCGAGGCCATCCGTGCCGTCGAGGCCATCGGTTCGAAGTTCGGAATCGGGCGCGACATGCACATCGGCGACACGATCATCGGCATCAAGGGCCGCGTCGGATTCGAGGCCGCCGCCCCGATACTCATCATCGCCGCACACAAGATGCTCGAAAAGCACACCCTCACCAAGTGGCAGATCTACTGGAAGGATCAGGTCGCCACGTGGTACGGCATGTTCCTCCACGAGGCCCAGTATCTCGAACCCGTCATGCGCGACATCGAGGCCATGCTCCTCTCCTCGCAGCGCAACGTCACGGGGACCGTCGAGCTGATCCTCCGCCCGCGGAACTACACGCTCGTCGGCGTCGAGTCGTCGTATGATCTCATGAAGACCGACTTCGGCG from uncultured Alistipes sp. carries:
- the argG gene encoding argininosuccinate synthase codes for the protein MDTKKKVVLAFSGGLDTSFCVKYLSEEKGYDVYTAIANTGGFSKPELERIEKRAMELGAVKHATLDIEQEYYEKSIRYMVFGNILRNGTYPISVSSERIFQAIAIIEYAKQIGADAVAHGSTGAGNDQVRFDLTFQILAPGIEIITPTRDMTLTREYEIDYLRKHGITADYKKMEYSINKGLWGTSIGGKETLHSEQTLPEEAYPSQITAEGEEHLKLSFEKGELCAVNGKPYADRVEAIRAVEAIGSKFGIGRDMHIGDTIIGIKGRVGFEAAAPILIIAAHKMLEKHTLTKWQIYWKDQVATWYGMFLHEAQYLEPVMRDIEAMLLSSQRNVTGTVELILRPRNYTLVGVESSYDLMKTDFGEYGEVNKAWTADDVKGFTKILGNQIKIYYNVQKRNEKPEK